In Nocardia sp. NBC_00403, one DNA window encodes the following:
- a CDS encoding MMPL family transporter, with protein MFETLGRFTVRHARWILVVGVFALLAGGVVGATAFSKMQPGGQEDPHAQSSAATSRLADKFGADTDYVFLIGAKTGTVDDTGVADLGRDLVHRLAADSRLTNVVSYWETGSPAMRSADGTAAVILAGSSAKAAADKEKDAEAIVEDYRADGPVAQIRIGGSSAIFHSITEQIGKDLGLAEAVAVPLILALLVLAFGNVIAALLTLVVGGIAILGTFTELAILGSVTDVSIYAVNLTTGLGLGLAVDYGLLMVSRFRERRAAGAEPSDAVVAAVSTAGRTIVFSAATVVAALSALVIFPQYFLRSFAYGGIGVVGISALAAVVVLPALLAVLGARTDSWRVPGVRGIRGDATPFWAGVAGFAMRRPALAGVPVVAVLLLAAAPLLNVQFGTPDDRVLPTSAEVRQVGDAMRDDFGGGDANALSVVTTAGVAAGRLADYARTLSLVEHVTQVDSSAGTFVRGAPSATSPADARFARPEAQRLAVLTDLDLNSSAAGELVDKVREVPSPAGASALVGGQAAELRDSLASIGSKLPIAIGWIVLTTFVLLFLFTGSIVQPLRALLSNVLSLAATLGLMVFIFQNGHLSGLIGFTPAPLDVSMLLLLFCITFGLSMDYEVFVISRIKELRDLGVSAGDAVVEGLARTGRLVTTAAALISISFLAFTTSDVRFIQFFGLGAGLAILVDATLVRGVLVPVAMRLLGRAAWYAPRPMRLVHARVGLAEG; from the coding sequence ATGTTCGAAACACTCGGCAGATTCACCGTCCGCCACGCCCGCTGGATACTCGTCGTCGGCGTATTCGCGCTGCTCGCGGGCGGGGTGGTCGGCGCAACCGCGTTCAGCAAAATGCAGCCAGGAGGGCAGGAGGATCCGCACGCGCAGTCCAGCGCCGCAACGAGCCGATTGGCGGACAAGTTCGGTGCGGACACCGACTATGTCTTCCTGATCGGCGCGAAGACCGGCACCGTCGACGACACCGGTGTCGCCGATCTCGGCCGGGACCTGGTGCACCGACTCGCGGCCGACAGCAGGCTCACCAATGTCGTCTCGTATTGGGAGACCGGATCGCCTGCGATGCGGTCCGCCGACGGAACCGCAGCCGTTATCCTTGCGGGCAGTTCCGCCAAGGCCGCCGCCGACAAGGAGAAGGACGCCGAGGCGATCGTCGAGGATTACCGTGCCGACGGCCCGGTCGCGCAGATTCGCATCGGCGGCAGCTCCGCGATCTTCCATTCGATCACCGAGCAGATCGGCAAGGATCTCGGTCTCGCGGAAGCCGTTGCCGTGCCGCTGATCCTGGCACTGCTGGTGCTCGCCTTCGGCAATGTGATCGCCGCGCTGCTCACCCTGGTCGTCGGCGGGATCGCCATTCTGGGTACCTTCACCGAACTCGCGATCCTGGGCTCGGTCACCGATGTGTCGATCTACGCGGTGAACCTCACCACCGGCCTCGGACTCGGGCTCGCGGTCGACTACGGGTTGCTGATGGTCAGCCGATTCCGGGAACGGCGTGCGGCAGGCGCGGAGCCGTCCGATGCGGTGGTCGCCGCGGTGTCGACGGCAGGCCGCACCATCGTTTTCAGCGCGGCGACGGTGGTCGCGGCACTCTCGGCCCTGGTGATCTTCCCGCAGTACTTCCTGCGCTCGTTCGCCTACGGCGGGATCGGTGTTGTGGGCATCTCCGCACTGGCCGCGGTAGTCGTGCTGCCCGCGCTGCTCGCGGTGCTCGGTGCACGCACCGATTCCTGGCGGGTGCCCGGTGTCCGCGGGATCCGTGGTGACGCGACGCCGTTCTGGGCAGGCGTCGCCGGTTTCGCGATGCGCAGGCCGGCACTGGCAGGTGTTCCGGTGGTTGCGGTGCTGCTGCTTGCCGCGGCGCCGCTGCTGAATGTGCAGTTCGGCACCCCCGACGATCGGGTGCTGCCCACCAGCGCCGAGGTGCGGCAGGTCGGTGATGCGATGCGCGACGATTTCGGCGGCGGCGACGCCAACGCGCTGTCGGTGGTCACGACGGCCGGGGTGGCCGCAGGCCGGCTTGCGGACTACGCGCGCACCCTGTCACTGGTCGAGCACGTCACACAGGTCGATTCCAGCGCGGGCACTTTCGTGCGCGGCGCACCGTCCGCGACCTCGCCCGCCGATGCCAGGTTCGCCCGTCCCGAGGCGCAGCGGCTGGCCGTGCTCACCGACCTGGACCTCAACTCGAGCGCCGCTGGTGAGCTGGTCGACAAGGTGCGCGAGGTACCGAGCCCGGCCGGGGCGAGTGCCTTGGTCGGCGGGCAGGCCGCCGAGCTGCGTGACAGCCTCGCCTCGATCGGGTCGAAGCTGCCCATCGCGATCGGCTGGATCGTGCTGACGACCTTCGTGCTGCTGTTCCTGTTCACCGGCAGCATCGTGCAGCCGCTGCGCGCCCTGCTGTCGAACGTGCTGAGCCTGGCCGCGACCCTCGGCCTGATGGTGTTCATCTTCCAGAACGGCCACCTGTCCGGCCTGATCGGTTTCACACCCGCGCCACTGGACGTGTCGATGTTGCTGCTGTTGTTCTGCATCACCTTCGGCCTGTCGATGGACTACGAGGTGTTCGTGATCAGCCGGATCAAGGAGTTGCGCGACCTTGGCGTGTCCGCGGGTGACGCGGTCGTCGAGGGCTTGGCCAGGACCGGCAGGCTCGTCACCACCGCCGCGGCGCTGATCTCGATCAGCTTCCTCGCCTTCACCACCAGCGATGTCCGGTTCATCCAGTTCTTCGGGCTCGGTGCGGGTTTGGCGATTCTGGTCGACGCGACGCTGGTGCGCGGCGTGCTGGTGCCGGTAGCGATGCGACTGCTCGGCCGGGCCGCCTGGTACGCGCCACGGCCGATGCGGTTGGTGCACGCTCGGGTCGGTCTCGCCGAGGGCTGA
- a CDS encoding stage II sporulation protein M, giving the protein MDVDAYSYTHRRSWDRLDYLARRRSLSGAEADELVALYRRTSQQLARLQSHSPDPELIAGLSALLARARGKVLGTKADTWAEIGRFCTHRFPAAVYRAWPWWISVAAVFLVVSAGLAVWVQGSGAAHDLLGLPDNTDALTEPGGKFETYYSEHPQGAFAAQVWTNNAWVSAIALFTGVLILPAVYLLFMNALNVGVSAGLMAEAGRLDSFFGFILPHGMLELTAVFVAGGAGLKLGWTLIDPGRASRLEAVARQGRATAVIALGLVGVLLVSGFLEGFVTPSPLPASARIAIGFVAEVLFLVYVFGAGRRAALEQEAVVEGNPAEDRWQTTPSTR; this is encoded by the coding sequence ATGGACGTCGACGCGTATAGCTACACCCACCGGCGGTCCTGGGACCGGCTGGACTATCTGGCCCGGCGACGATCGCTGAGCGGCGCCGAGGCGGACGAGCTCGTTGCGCTGTACCGGCGGACCTCACAGCAGCTGGCTCGGTTGCAGTCGCACAGTCCCGACCCCGAACTCATCGCCGGGCTCAGCGCATTGCTGGCGCGGGCGCGGGGCAAGGTGCTCGGCACCAAGGCCGATACCTGGGCGGAGATCGGCAGGTTCTGCACCCACCGGTTCCCGGCGGCGGTCTACCGGGCCTGGCCGTGGTGGATAAGCGTCGCGGCGGTGTTCCTTGTGGTGTCGGCCGGGCTTGCGGTGTGGGTACAAGGGTCCGGTGCGGCGCACGACCTACTCGGGCTCCCTGACAACACCGACGCACTCACCGAACCGGGCGGCAAATTCGAGACCTACTACTCGGAGCATCCGCAGGGTGCGTTCGCCGCGCAGGTGTGGACGAACAACGCGTGGGTGTCGGCGATCGCGTTGTTCACCGGTGTGCTGATCCTGCCAGCGGTGTACCTGCTGTTCATGAACGCGCTCAATGTGGGTGTCAGCGCCGGGCTCATGGCCGAGGCGGGCAGGCTCGACTCGTTCTTCGGGTTCATCCTGCCGCACGGGATGCTCGAGCTGACCGCGGTTTTCGTCGCGGGCGGGGCCGGATTGAAGCTGGGCTGGACGCTGATCGATCCGGGTCGGGCCAGCAGGCTCGAGGCGGTGGCGCGGCAGGGACGAGCCACCGCGGTGATCGCGCTCGGCTTGGTCGGTGTCCTGCTGGTGTCCGGCTTCCTGGAGGGTTTCGTCACACCGAGCCCGCTGCCGGCGTCGGCGCGCATCGCGATCGGGTTCGTCGCCGAAGTCTTGTTCCTGGTCTATGTGTTCGGCGCGGGTCGGCGCGCGGCGCTCGAGCAGGAGGCGGTGGTGGAGGGGAACCCGGCCGAGGATCGCTGGCAGACAACGCCGAGCACACGGTGA
- a CDS encoding RDD family protein: protein MAEFTTGEAVALELPIARIPTRATAFLIDVVVQFALGCSLLFAAAAVLATAGADSAWMDVAALVAIVGVLIGYPVACETLMHGRTVGKVMIGLRVVRADGGPIDFRHALTRGLAGGIVDFWVLGGFGAIAVLTSMCSPNARRIGDVLAGTVVVHAQTSLPRPALATAPPWLAGWAGQLDLSGLPEDLALSVRQYLTRVRTLTPAVQANLGQALVSALCERLQIRPPLGYPPVQVLGAVIAERQRRALPAAPAAVSPFAMVAIRG from the coding sequence ATGGCTGAATTCACTACCGGCGAAGCGGTCGCGCTCGAGCTGCCGATCGCCCGGATCCCCACCAGAGCGACTGCTTTCCTCATCGATGTCGTGGTGCAGTTCGCGCTGGGTTGCTCGCTGTTGTTCGCGGCCGCCGCAGTGCTGGCCACCGCGGGCGCGGACTCGGCGTGGATGGATGTGGCGGCGCTGGTGGCGATCGTCGGGGTGCTCATCGGCTACCCGGTTGCCTGCGAAACCCTGATGCACGGGCGCACGGTCGGCAAGGTGATGATCGGCCTGCGGGTGGTGCGCGCCGACGGCGGACCGATCGATTTCCGGCATGCGCTCACCCGCGGCCTTGCGGGTGGCATCGTCGATTTCTGGGTCCTCGGCGGCTTCGGCGCCATCGCGGTGCTCACCTCGATGTGTTCCCCGAACGCGCGCCGCATCGGTGACGTGCTCGCCGGAACCGTTGTGGTGCATGCCCAGACGAGCCTGCCGCGGCCCGCGCTCGCCACCGCCCCGCCCTGGCTCGCAGGCTGGGCCGGACAGCTCGACCTCTCCGGCCTCCCCGAGGATCTCGCGCTTTCGGTGCGTCAATACCTGACACGGGTCCGCACGCTCACTCCGGCCGTGCAGGCGAATCTCGGCCAGGCGCTTGTCAGCGCGCTCTGCGAGCGGCTGCAGATTCGGCCGCCGCTGGGTTATCCGCCGGTGCAGGTGCTCGGCGCGGTGATCGCCGAACGCCAACGCCGGGCACTGCCTGCCGCACCGGCGGCTGTCTCACCGTTCGCCATGGTCGCTATCCGCGGTTAG
- a CDS encoding DUF4129 domain-containing protein, translating into MTDAEHPTDNLTPEPWPPVHEPAAPPPPRLGAAAHHRAAAESAAEHRDFDAALRERFRAVLRGLEQGGLLEVRRSRTARETADDATTVLPLEAATELHPAAYSFDEIVYGGRHATEDEYRSLEYADRYSGAAPPPAPEPAEVAVTEKPPRTRRQRPPLPELLRSPKFWVGLAGVVVLLLLLYAMLNACGAPDPQTPQKPPRIPPPTDYPDSPDIDAPSAGAGQDSIFSRLPGPVAFGGLQFLIAAALLVWWRARRRGALVGEPRPVEVAANELLAGQAALYRRSKDYEHVASKLRAATLRRIRPHLGATAETTPDRLIAAVSTRIGADPSMVGSTLYGPVSDTDTLHLVAAQLEWIEAEVG; encoded by the coding sequence ATGACCGACGCCGAGCACCCGACCGACAACCTCACCCCCGAGCCCTGGCCTCCGGTGCACGAGCCGGCGGCCCCACCGCCGCCTCGGCTCGGCGCGGCCGCGCATCATCGCGCCGCCGCCGAGTCGGCCGCCGAGCACCGTGACTTCGATGCCGCGCTGCGCGAACGCTTCCGCGCCGTGCTGCGCGGGCTCGAGCAGGGCGGCCTACTCGAGGTACGTCGCTCGCGCACTGCACGGGAGACCGCCGACGACGCCACCACCGTGCTACCGCTCGAGGCCGCGACCGAACTCCATCCCGCTGCTTACAGTTTCGACGAAATCGTCTACGGCGGCAGGCACGCCACCGAAGATGAATACCGCAGCCTCGAATATGCCGACCGATACTCCGGTGCCGCGCCGCCGCCCGCACCGGAACCTGCCGAAGTGGCGGTCACCGAGAAACCACCGCGAACGCGCAGGCAACGGCCCCCACTGCCGGAACTGCTTCGCAGCCCGAAGTTCTGGGTTGGTCTCGCGGGCGTGGTCGTACTCCTGCTGCTGCTCTACGCGATGCTGAACGCCTGTGGTGCGCCGGACCCCCAGACACCGCAGAAACCGCCGCGGATCCCGCCGCCGACGGACTACCCCGACAGCCCGGACATCGACGCACCCAGTGCCGGCGCAGGCCAGGATTCCATCTTCAGCCGACTACCTGGACCGGTCGCCTTCGGCGGACTCCAGTTCTTGATCGCCGCAGCGCTATTGGTGTGGTGGCGGGCCCGCCGCCGCGGCGCGCTCGTTGGTGAGCCGCGGCCGGTCGAGGTCGCGGCGAACGAACTGCTCGCCGGGCAGGCCGCGCTGTATCGCCGATCGAAGGACTACGAACATGTCGCGTCGAAGCTGCGCGCGGCGACCCTGCGCCGCATCCGCCCGCACCTCGGCGCCACCGCCGAAACCACTCCGGACCGACTGATCGCCGCAGTCAGCACACGCATCGGCGCAGACCCGAGCATGGTCGGCTCGACCCTGTACGGTCCGGTGTCCGACACGGACACCTTGCATCTTGTTGCCGCACAACTCGAATGGATCGAGGCGGAGGTCGGATGA
- a CDS encoding TetR/AcrR family transcriptional regulator translates to MTNSESATKRGHREGPYHHGDLRNALVRAAAELAETGGPEAVTVRAAARLVGVTPTAAYRHFTNHEQLLGAAQAEAQQSLFGAMSAGVESLGPEAHAILRLNAVGRGYIAFARAEPGLFRTAFCETGPVDGAPEDSPAFNLLSAVLDELVEIGYMDPAHRPDAEIAAWAMVHGLAALMVEGPIRGLDDAAREQAITHTLAVIQRGLATGPNASD, encoded by the coding sequence ATGACGAACTCGGAATCAGCGACCAAGCGCGGCCACCGCGAAGGCCCGTACCACCACGGCGACCTGCGCAACGCGCTCGTGCGCGCCGCCGCCGAGCTCGCGGAAACCGGCGGGCCGGAGGCGGTGACCGTGCGCGCGGCCGCCCGGCTGGTCGGTGTCACGCCGACCGCGGCCTATCGCCACTTCACCAATCACGAACAACTGCTCGGCGCCGCGCAGGCCGAGGCACAGCAGAGCCTGTTCGGGGCGATGTCCGCCGGTGTGGAATCCCTTGGCCCCGAGGCGCACGCGATCTTGCGCCTGAATGCGGTCGGCCGCGGGTATATCGCCTTCGCCAGAGCGGAACCCGGGCTGTTCCGCACCGCCTTCTGCGAAACCGGCCCCGTCGACGGAGCACCGGAAGACTCGCCTGCGTTCAACCTGTTGTCCGCAGTGCTCGACGAGCTCGTCGAGATCGGCTACATGGACCCGGCACACCGCCCCGACGCCGAAATCGCGGCCTGGGCAATGGTGCACGGACTTGCCGCACTGATGGTCGAAGGACCCATCCGCGGCCTGGACGACGCCGCACGAGAACAGGCCATCACCCACACCCTCGCCGTCATCCAGCGTGGACTCGCCACCGGCCCGAACGCGTCCGACTGA
- a CDS encoding SDR family NAD(P)-dependent oxidoreductase → MRRYEGRRVLVTGAGSGIGQGIALRLLDEGAQLVAADIDQPGLEATTAKASAADRLRTVQVNVADPESVRTATGSALEFLGGLDVLVNAAGILRPARTDEMPLEVWNQVISVNLTGTFLMTQSALPALVETGHGVVVNLSSTAAFSAAPYLAAYAASKGGVNAFTHAIALEYAKQGLRAVNIVPAGITSGITTKSIRDQPEGFDPSLFARLTGWLNGGALGTPDDIAGVVAMVASDDGRYMTGTEIRIDGGALM, encoded by the coding sequence ATGCGTAGATACGAGGGCCGCCGAGTATTGGTCACCGGAGCGGGATCGGGCATCGGTCAGGGCATTGCCCTGCGGCTGCTCGACGAGGGGGCGCAGCTGGTCGCCGCCGACATCGACCAGCCCGGCCTGGAGGCCACCACGGCGAAGGCGTCCGCCGCCGACCGGCTGCGGACCGTGCAGGTGAACGTCGCCGATCCCGAGTCGGTGCGCACCGCGACGGGCTCGGCGCTCGAATTTCTCGGTGGTCTCGATGTGCTGGTGAACGCCGCGGGCATCCTGCGGCCCGCCCGCACCGATGAAATGCCGTTGGAAGTGTGGAATCAGGTGATCTCGGTGAACCTCACCGGAACCTTCCTGATGACCCAGAGCGCGCTGCCCGCGCTCGTGGAAACCGGGCACGGCGTCGTCGTGAATCTGTCCTCTACTGCGGCCTTCAGTGCCGCGCCCTACCTTGCTGCCTACGCCGCATCCAAGGGCGGAGTCAATGCATTCACCCACGCCATCGCGCTGGAGTACGCCAAGCAGGGTCTGCGCGCTGTCAATATCGTGCCCGCGGGCATCACCAGCGGTATCACCACGAAATCCATTCGGGATCAGCCGGAGGGTTTCGACCCGAGTCTGTTCGCGAGGTTGACCGGCTGGCTCAACGGTGGCGCGCTCGGGACCCCGGACGATATCGCGGGCGTGGTCGCCATGGTCGCCTCCGATGACGGCCGCTACATGACCGGGACCGAGATCCGCATCGACGGCGGGGCTTTGATGTAG
- a CDS encoding NADH:flavin oxidoreductase, with protein sequence MSSETRDAFQPAMLGPVQLRNRIIKAATFEGRTPDALVTDDLIEFHRRVAAGGAALTTVAYCAVAPEGRTDRHQIWMRTGAVPGLQRLTDAVHAEGGAVSAQLGHAGPVANAASNRAPALAPSRQLSPISMRVTHAATESDIRRIIAAHAEAARLAVRAGFDAVELHFGHNYLISAFLSPALNKRADSYGGTLVNRARLARQTAEAVRDEVGNEIAVLAKFNMDDGVRGGFGIEESRTVAQWLAEDGNLDALELTVGSSLRNPMYLFRGDVPLREFAAQFPQPQRLGIRLIGRKFLRTYPYRDAYLLDEAARFRADLDLPLILLGGIASRAAIDTAMAHGFDFVAMARALLYDPELINRMRADEISVSPCTHCNQCMPTIYQGTRCVLTTPAADPAHTA encoded by the coding sequence ATGTCGTCGGAAACCCGCGATGCATTCCAACCCGCCATGCTCGGGCCGGTCCAGCTGCGCAACCGCATCATCAAGGCCGCGACGTTCGAGGGACGCACACCGGACGCGCTGGTCACCGACGATCTCATCGAGTTTCACCGCAGAGTCGCCGCGGGCGGCGCGGCACTGACCACCGTCGCCTACTGTGCAGTGGCGCCGGAGGGCCGCACCGATCGTCATCAGATCTGGATGCGCACCGGCGCCGTGCCCGGACTGCAACGACTCACCGACGCGGTACACGCCGAGGGCGGTGCGGTCTCCGCACAGCTCGGCCACGCGGGCCCGGTCGCCAACGCGGCTTCCAACCGCGCACCGGCGCTGGCGCCCAGCAGACAGCTCAGCCCCATCAGCATGCGCGTCACGCACGCGGCGACCGAGTCCGATATCCGGCGCATCATCGCCGCACACGCCGAGGCCGCGAGGCTCGCGGTGCGCGCCGGATTCGACGCCGTGGAGCTACATTTCGGCCACAACTATCTGATCAGCGCCTTCCTCAGCCCGGCGCTGAACAAACGCGCCGACTCCTACGGCGGCACCCTGGTCAACCGTGCGCGCCTGGCCAGGCAGACCGCCGAAGCGGTGCGCGACGAAGTCGGCAACGAGATCGCGGTGCTCGCGAAGTTCAATATGGACGACGGCGTGCGCGGCGGGTTCGGCATCGAGGAAAGCCGCACCGTCGCACAGTGGCTGGCCGAGGACGGAAACCTCGACGCTCTCGAACTCACCGTCGGCAGCTCGCTGCGCAATCCCATGTACCTGTTCCGCGGCGACGTCCCCTTGCGCGAGTTCGCCGCCCAATTCCCGCAACCGCAGCGCTTGGGAATTCGCCTGATCGGGCGGAAATTCCTGCGCACCTATCCCTACCGCGACGCCTACCTGCTCGACGAGGCGGCACGCTTCCGCGCCGACCTCGACCTCCCACTGATCCTGCTCGGCGGCATCGCCTCCCGCGCGGCGATCGACACCGCCATGGCACACGGTTTCGACTTCGTCGCCATGGCGCGCGCACTGCTCTACGACCCCGAACTGATCAATCGGATGCGTGCCGACGAGATATCGGTCTCGCCGTGTACGCACTGCAACCAGTGCATGCCGACGATCTATCAGGGCACTCGCTGCGTGCTGACCACCCCGGCGGCCGATCCCGCACACACCGCGTAA
- a CDS encoding AAA family ATPase, giving the protein MTSMTNTNHTPTAEEAGAAFAALRAEIGKAVVGNDTAIMYLVLALLCRGHVLLEGVPGVAKTLLVRALATALDLEHARVQFTPDLMPADVTGSQIYDPHSAEFTFRHGPVFTNLLLADEINRTPPKTQSALLESMEERQVSVDGKPRPLPDPFVVVATQNPIEQEGTYPLPEAQLDRFLFKVDIQLPGRDDEFRILQRHAGGFDPRDLAAAGLRPVAGPAHIAAGRAAVSHVTISPEVLAYTVDICRATRTSPAVQHGASTRGATALMAAARAFAWLNGRGFVTPDDVKSVAVAVLRHRLHLRPEAELDGVTTEGVMSSLLLSVPVPV; this is encoded by the coding sequence ATGACCAGCATGACCAACACCAACCACACCCCCACCGCCGAAGAGGCGGGTGCTGCGTTCGCCGCGCTGCGCGCCGAGATCGGTAAAGCGGTAGTCGGCAATGACACCGCGATCATGTACCTGGTTCTCGCGCTGCTGTGCCGCGGCCACGTGCTGTTGGAAGGTGTACCCGGCGTGGCGAAAACGCTGCTGGTTCGGGCGTTGGCGACAGCGTTGGACCTCGAGCATGCCCGCGTCCAGTTCACACCGGACCTGATGCCCGCCGATGTCACCGGCTCGCAGATCTACGACCCGCACTCGGCGGAGTTCACCTTCCGGCACGGGCCGGTGTTCACCAATCTGCTGCTTGCCGACGAAATCAACCGCACCCCGCCGAAGACGCAGTCCGCGCTGCTGGAATCCATGGAGGAGCGCCAGGTCTCGGTCGACGGCAAGCCACGGCCGCTGCCCGATCCGTTCGTGGTGGTCGCCACCCAGAACCCCATCGAGCAAGAGGGCACCTACCCGTTGCCGGAGGCGCAGCTGGACCGGTTCCTGTTCAAGGTCGACATCCAATTGCCCGGTCGCGATGACGAATTCCGCATCCTGCAGCGGCACGCCGGCGGATTCGACCCGCGCGATCTGGCCGCCGCCGGGCTGCGGCCGGTCGCGGGACCGGCACATATCGCCGCAGGCCGGGCCGCGGTCTCGCACGTCACCATCAGCCCGGAGGTGCTCGCCTACACCGTGGACATCTGCCGGGCCACCCGCACTTCACCCGCCGTCCAGCACGGTGCGTCCACGCGCGGCGCCACCGCCCTGATGGCGGCCGCGCGCGCGTTCGCCTGGCTCAACGGGCGCGGCTTCGTGACGCCCGACGACGTGAAATCGGTGGCGGTTGCGGTGCTGCGACACCGCCTGCACCTGCGACCCGAGGCGGAGCTGGACGGGGTGACGACCGAGGGCGTGATGTCGTCGCTGCTGCTGTCGGTCCCGGTCCCGGTGTAG
- a CDS encoding DUF58 domain-containing protein, protein MVVTGRLAAAGAVVALFVVFVMPTWLGVASMTSALAAAVLVDMGSVARPRDLTLSRAPLTVVRLGRSTEVELVVLNSGTRTVRGTLWDDWPGSARAAHRAHRLDLAHNTRTRLHTTLTPTYRGDRAAGPVTLRLIGPLGIAGRQTRRSVPARVRALPPFRSERLMQSKVKRLQHLEGRNVANLRGQGTEFDSFREYVPGDDVRSIDWRATARATDVLVRTWRPERNRHMLMLLDTGRISAGRVGSPGHIDDGTRLDASIEAALLLGGLAAAAGDSVDLLAFDRKVRAEVRGVGGKGLQLKLMHAMAGISPALVDTDSAGMVRATIQRTRRRSLVVWFTSLDGAAVQENLLPVLPVLAQRHRVLIVSVTDPEIAAAAARRDTSADLYLAATAETILAERALVQDSLRRRGIAVVSAPPDHLPEALADEYLELKQSGTM, encoded by the coding sequence GTGGTCGTCACCGGTCGGCTGGCCGCCGCGGGCGCGGTGGTCGCGCTGTTCGTCGTCTTCGTCATGCCGACCTGGCTCGGGGTCGCCTCGATGACAAGTGCGCTTGCCGCCGCTGTGCTCGTCGATATGGGCTCGGTCGCACGCCCGCGCGACCTCACTCTCAGCAGAGCACCGCTGACCGTCGTCCGCCTCGGCCGCAGCACCGAGGTGGAGCTCGTCGTGCTCAACAGCGGAACCCGCACCGTGCGCGGCACCCTGTGGGACGACTGGCCCGGCAGCGCACGCGCCGCGCACCGCGCGCACCGACTGGATCTGGCGCACAACACGCGGACACGCTTGCACACCACGCTCACGCCGACCTACCGCGGCGATCGAGCGGCGGGCCCGGTCACGCTGCGTCTGATCGGCCCGCTGGGCATCGCGGGCAGGCAGACCCGGCGCAGCGTGCCCGCGCGGGTGCGCGCGCTGCCGCCGTTCCGCAGCGAACGCCTGATGCAGTCGAAAGTGAAACGGCTGCAACATCTCGAGGGTCGCAATGTCGCGAACCTGCGCGGCCAGGGCACCGAGTTCGACTCGTTCCGTGAGTACGTCCCGGGCGACGACGTGCGGTCCATCGACTGGCGCGCCACCGCACGAGCTACCGATGTGCTGGTGCGCACCTGGCGTCCGGAACGCAACCGGCACATGCTGATGCTGCTCGACACCGGCCGCATCAGTGCCGGCCGGGTCGGCAGTCCTGGGCACATCGACGACGGCACCCGACTGGACGCGAGCATCGAGGCCGCCCTGCTGCTCGGCGGGCTGGCCGCCGCGGCGGGCGATTCGGTGGATCTGCTCGCCTTCGATAGGAAGGTCCGGGCGGAGGTTCGCGGTGTCGGTGGAAAAGGGTTGCAGCTGAAGCTGATGCACGCGATGGCGGGCATCAGCCCCGCCCTTGTCGACACCGACAGCGCGGGAATGGTCCGCGCGACCATCCAACGCACCCGCCGCCGCAGCCTGGTGGTCTGGTTCACCAGCCTCGACGGCGCCGCGGTGCAGGAGAACCTGCTTCCGGTGCTGCCCGTGCTCGCCCAACGGCACCGGGTCTTGATCGTCTCCGTCACCGACCCCGAGATCGCCGCGGCCGCCGCGCGCCGCGACACCAGCGCCGACCTCTACCTCGCCGCCACCGCGGAGACCATCCTCGCCGAGCGCGCGCTGGTGCAGGACTCGCTGCGCCGCAGGGGAATCGCGGTCGTCTCCGCACCACCGGACCACCTGCCGGAGGCCTTGGCCGACGAGTACCTCGAACTGAAGCAGTCCGGAACTATGTGA
- a CDS encoding TetR/AcrR family transcriptional regulator: MTATTRDRILDALETLLLEKGMSQVTLESVAATAGVSKGGLLYHFKSKDALLAGLVRRLGERAEQHLGDAVAHGTSVAEWYLQTPNPDDAAEAVELEVYRSMLATMRTIDASSGPDTDEVQQALTEMLNAWSTGLDEEIDDPVRADIVRLVGDGVYLRALLGLPPIEPQRYRAVVDRLLER; the protein is encoded by the coding sequence GTGACGGCAACCACCCGCGACCGCATCCTGGACGCGCTCGAAACTCTGCTGCTGGAAAAGGGCATGTCCCAGGTGACGCTGGAGAGCGTCGCCGCGACCGCCGGCGTCTCCAAAGGCGGCCTGCTCTACCACTTCAAGAGCAAGGACGCCCTGCTCGCCGGCCTGGTCAGACGCCTCGGCGAACGCGCCGAACAGCACCTGGGCGACGCCGTCGCGCACGGCACCTCGGTCGCCGAGTGGTACCTACAGACCCCGAACCCCGATGACGCCGCGGAAGCGGTGGAACTCGAGGTCTACCGATCCATGCTCGCGACCATGCGCACCATCGATGCCAGCTCCGGCCCGGACACCGACGAGGTGCAGCAGGCACTCACCGAAATGCTGAACGCCTGGTCGACCGGCCTCGACGAGGAAATCGACGACCCGGTGCGCGCCGACATCGTCCGGCTGGTCGGCGACGGTGTGTACCTGCGGGCTCTGCTCGGTTTGCCGCCCATCGAGCCGCAGCGGTACCGGGCCGTCGTGGATCGCCTTCTCGAACGCTGA